In one window of Sphingomonas glaciei DNA:
- a CDS encoding penicillin-binding protein activator yields MALSASMAQGRRTFLTAALGALLLAGCAGRPLDRPGSGNSRVNRVAVLVPLTGPDAVVGRALGNAARLAMLDTGTKAFELTLFDTAQRGSAAAAQQAIGSNHGLILGPLLSADVRAATPLAQRARVPLIAFSNDREATAPGTYILGFTPSQAVERVVLEAAARGSRRFAAIARANEYGQRSVQALAAAVGQTGGQVVGVETYDSLGASRAAVRRLSSRPYDAILIADNVRTAGLAAPGVPAGARILGTELWATSSAGASTRLRGAWFAAPTEGRWSQFLGRYRARYPGQNPPRIASLGYDAVLLAARAARTWKPGRRFPLGAINDREGFAGVDGIFRFRSDNVAQRAFEVRALTASGSTLVSPAPTSF; encoded by the coding sequence ATGGCACTCTCCGCCAGCATGGCACAAGGCCGCCGCACCTTTCTTACCGCCGCACTTGGCGCATTGCTGCTGGCGGGTTGCGCCGGCCGCCCGCTCGATCGGCCCGGGTCCGGCAATTCGCGGGTCAACCGGGTGGCGGTGCTGGTGCCGCTTACCGGACCCGACGCCGTCGTCGGCCGCGCGTTGGGTAATGCGGCCCGGCTGGCGATGTTGGATACCGGCACCAAGGCGTTCGAGCTTACGCTGTTCGACACCGCCCAGCGCGGATCGGCTGCGGCGGCGCAGCAGGCGATCGGGAGCAATCACGGCCTGATCCTCGGCCCCCTGCTCAGCGCCGACGTGCGCGCCGCCACGCCGCTGGCGCAGCGAGCGCGGGTGCCGTTGATCGCCTTCAGCAACGACCGCGAGGCGACCGCGCCGGGGACATACATCCTCGGTTTCACACCGAGCCAGGCTGTCGAGCGGGTGGTGCTGGAAGCTGCTGCGCGGGGCAGCCGCCGCTTCGCTGCGATCGCTCGGGCAAATGAATATGGCCAGCGTTCGGTCCAGGCGCTAGCCGCCGCCGTCGGGCAGACCGGGGGGCAGGTGGTCGGGGTCGAAACCTATGATTCGCTTGGCGCTTCAAGGGCGGCAGTACGGCGGCTGTCGTCACGGCCTTACGATGCGATCCTCATCGCCGACAACGTCCGGACGGCCGGCCTTGCCGCGCCCGGGGTACCTGCCGGAGCGCGGATCCTCGGGACCGAATTGTGGGCAACGAGTAGTGCTGGGGCGAGCACACGGCTTCGCGGTGCGTGGTTCGCCGCACCGACTGAGGGGCGCTGGAGCCAATTCCTCGGGCGCTACAGGGCGCGTTATCCCGGCCAGAACCCGCCGCGTATCGCCAGCCTTGGCTATGATGCCGTCCTGCTGGCCGCACGGGCGGCGCGCACATGGAAGCCCGGGCGGCGCTTTCCGCTGGGGGCGATCAACGACCGCGAAGGCTTTGCCGGCGTCGACGGGATCTTCCGCTTCCGCTCCGACAATGTCGCGCAGCGCGCCTTCGAGGTGCGGGCGCTGACCGCATCGGGTTCGACCCTCGTTTCACCGGCGCCGACCAGCTTCTGA
- the rsmI gene encoding 16S rRNA (cytidine(1402)-2'-O)-methyltransferase has translation MNDPLTPGLYIVATPIGNLGDLTVRAADVLRRANLVLAEDKRVSSRIMAHVDAHVPMRTYNDHSDSADRDAIVARLGQEVVALISDAGTPLISDPGYKLVREARAAGHNIVTVPGPCAAVAALTLAGLPTDRFLFLGFLPAKEKARADAIAEVAAIRATLVLYESGPRLAATLGALAGGLGPREAAVARELTKMHEECVTGALPELVARYADAPPRGEIVIVVAPPPEAEAPSVEDLDEALRAALAAGESASRAAASVAQRLGVRRKLAYERALELVR, from the coding sequence ATGAACGATCCCCTGACCCCCGGCCTCTACATCGTCGCGACCCCGATCGGCAATCTTGGCGACCTGACGGTGCGCGCCGCCGACGTGCTTCGCCGTGCAAACCTCGTGCTTGCCGAAGACAAAAGGGTGAGCTCGCGGATCATGGCGCATGTCGACGCGCATGTCCCGATGCGGACCTACAACGACCATAGCGACAGCGCCGATCGCGACGCCATCGTCGCCCGGCTGGGGCAGGAGGTCGTCGCCCTGATCAGCGATGCCGGCACCCCGCTGATCAGCGATCCCGGCTACAAGCTGGTGCGCGAGGCACGGGCTGCGGGGCATAATATCGTCACCGTCCCGGGACCGTGCGCGGCGGTAGCGGCGCTGACCCTCGCCGGCTTGCCCACAGACCGCTTCCTGTTCCTCGGCTTCCTTCCCGCCAAGGAAAAGGCCCGCGCCGACGCCATCGCCGAAGTGGCCGCGATCCGTGCGACCCTGGTCCTCTACGAAAGCGGCCCCCGCCTTGCCGCGACTTTGGGCGCGCTTGCCGGCGGTCTCGGCCCGCGGGAGGCGGCGGTGGCGCGGGAATTGACCAAGATGCACGAGGAGTGCGTGACGGGCGCCCTCCCCGAGCTTGTCGCCCGCTACGCCGATGCCCCGCCCAGGGGCGAGATCGTGATCGTCGTCGCGCCGCCGCCCGAGGCCGAAGCGCCCAGCGTCGAAGACCTGGACGAGGCCTTGCGTGCCGCGCTTGCCGCCGGGGAAAGCGCGAGCCGTGCGGCTGCTTCCGTCGCACAGCGCCTCGGGGTCAGGCGCAAGCTCGCCTACGAACGCGCACTGGAACTCGTCCGCTGA
- a CDS encoding YraN family protein, protein MTEARAEAERRGRRAEDYAAWYLRCKGWTVLGQRVRTPVGEIDLVARRGKVLAFVEVKARATRQAAELSLDTPRLRRVAAASELLLPRFIGQAEEVRIDVIYIVPGRLPQHLVDVWQG, encoded by the coding sequence CTGACCGAGGCCCGCGCCGAAGCCGAGCGGCGGGGGCGCCGGGCGGAAGATTACGCGGCCTGGTATCTGCGCTGCAAGGGCTGGACGGTGCTTGGCCAGCGGGTCCGGACGCCGGTCGGCGAGATCGATCTCGTCGCTCGCCGCGGCAAGGTGCTGGCGTTCGTCGAGGTCAAGGCGCGCGCCACCCGCCAAGCCGCCGAACTGTCACTTGACACGCCGCGACTAAGGCGCGTCGCCGCCGCCTCAGAACTGCTGCTGCCGCGCTTCATCGGGCAGGCCGAGGAAGTGCGCATCGACGTCATCTACATCGTCCCGGGCCGCCTGCCGCAGCATCTGGTCGATGTCTGGCAAGGATGA
- the gshB gene encoding glutathione synthase, whose protein sequence is MSLIVAVQMDPLESIDIKGDSTFALMLEAQGRGHRLYEYPAEALTYEDGALRALARPVTVKRAEGDHFAPGEPAALNLAEDVDVILMRQDPPFDMGYITAAHLLERLEGKTLVVNDPANVRSAPEKLWVLDFARFMPPTLITRSMDELTAFHRRHGEIVIKPLHGNAGAAVFRIGRDGSNMRALAELFSETWKEPFIAQAFLPAVSEGDKRIILVDGDPIGAINRVPGAGEIRSNLAAGGTAHRTELSEREREICEALGPELRRRGLLFVGIDVIGGMLTEINVTSPTGLVALDRFEGINSAGLIWDAIERKLGKCADHG, encoded by the coding sequence ATGAGCCTCATCGTCGCGGTCCAGATGGATCCGCTCGAATCCATCGACATCAAAGGGGATTCGACCTTCGCGCTGATGCTGGAAGCGCAGGGGCGTGGGCACCGCCTGTACGAGTATCCGGCCGAAGCACTGACCTACGAGGACGGCGCCCTGCGCGCGCTCGCCCGGCCCGTGACGGTCAAGCGGGCCGAGGGCGATCACTTCGCGCCGGGCGAACCCGCCGCCCTCAACCTGGCCGAGGACGTGGACGTAATCCTGATGCGTCAGGATCCGCCGTTCGACATGGGCTACATCACGGCTGCGCACCTGCTTGAACGGCTCGAGGGAAAGACCCTGGTGGTCAATGACCCCGCTAACGTCCGCAGCGCGCCCGAGAAATTGTGGGTGCTGGATTTTGCCCGCTTCATGCCGCCGACCCTGATCACGCGCAGCATGGACGAACTGACTGCCTTTCATCGCCGGCACGGCGAGATCGTGATCAAACCGCTTCACGGCAATGCTGGTGCTGCGGTGTTCCGGATCGGTCGCGACGGATCGAACATGCGCGCGCTGGCTGAGTTGTTCTCCGAAACCTGGAAGGAGCCTTTCATCGCCCAGGCCTTCCTTCCCGCAGTCAGCGAGGGCGACAAGCGCATCATCCTCGTCGATGGCGATCCGATTGGCGCGATCAATCGCGTGCCAGGCGCTGGCGAGATTCGCTCCAACCTCGCCGCCGGCGGCACCGCGCACCGAACCGAGCTGAGCGAGCGCGAGCGGGAGATCTGCGAGGCGCTTGGCCCCGAACTCCGCCGCCGCGGGCTGCTGTTCGTCGGGATCGACGTGATCGGCGGCATGCTGACCGAGATCAACGTGACGTCGCCGACCGGCCTCGTCGCGCTCGACCGCTTCGAAGGGATCAACAGCGCCGGGCTGATCTGGGACGCGATCGAGCGCAAGCTTGGCAAGTGTGCCGATCATGGGTGA
- a CDS encoding DedA family protein gives MGDWVIRLIEQTGYLGVGFLMFLETIFPPIPSEVIMPVAGVAAAKGQMSLAGVIAAGTTGAMLGNIVWYLAARALGIIRLKPLIDRFGRWITMDWNEMQRAEHWFRQNGTFFVFLGRMLPTVRSLVSVPAGLLKMRFKTFFIASTIGTAGWTSALAYAGFKLREQFTEVDQWLGPVSNAILVTLVLGYLWRLIRYRATN, from the coding sequence ATGGGTGATTGGGTCATCCGCCTGATCGAACAGACAGGCTACCTCGGCGTCGGCTTCCTGATGTTCCTCGAAACCATCTTTCCGCCGATCCCTTCCGAAGTGATCATGCCGGTCGCGGGGGTCGCCGCGGCCAAGGGGCAGATGAGCCTTGCCGGGGTCATCGCCGCGGGAACCACCGGGGCGATGCTCGGCAATATCGTTTGGTATCTCGCCGCCCGGGCGCTCGGGATCATTCGCCTCAAGCCCCTGATCGACCGGTTCGGCCGCTGGATCACGATGGACTGGAATGAAATGCAGCGCGCGGAGCACTGGTTCCGGCAGAACGGCACCTTCTTCGTCTTCCTCGGCCGCATGCTTCCGACCGTGCGGAGCCTGGTGTCGGTCCCGGCCGGCCTGCTCAAGATGCGCTTCAAGACCTTCTTCATCGCGTCGACCATCGGGACGGCAGGATGGACGTCGGCCCTCGCCTATGCCGGCTTCAAACTGCGCGAGCAGTTCACCGAGGTAGACCAGTGGCTGGGTCCCGTCAGCAACGCGATCCTGGTGACACTCGTCCTCGGCTACCTCTGGCGCCTGATCCGCTATCGCGCGACGAATTGA
- a CDS encoding tyrosine recombinase XerC has product MDAEPLNTDARSLAARFDAQLRLDRRSSPHTARAYVATAHRLIDFLAVHLGELPSPAKLTQVEATDLRAFLARRRGEGLGPSAAAREMSAVRAFLRFAAEQQGVALALPRIASPKRPRTLPRPAAPADAMALAEETGALAREPWIAARDTALLLLLYGSGLRISEALGLPAEAHPLGETLRVTGKRNKTRIVAILPVVADAMANYAALCPWPLEPGQPLFRGAKGGPLSGDVVRRAVATARRTLGLSDRITPHALRHSFATHLLAGGADLRSLQELLGHASLSSTQVYTAVDAAHMLDVWRTAHPRS; this is encoded by the coding sequence GTGGACGCTGAACCCCTGAACACCGACGCGCGGTCCCTCGCCGCCAGGTTCGACGCCCAGTTGCGGTTAGACCGCCGTTCCAGCCCGCACACCGCGCGCGCCTATGTCGCTACGGCCCATCGATTGATCGACTTTCTTGCGGTGCATCTTGGCGAGTTGCCGAGCCCTGCCAAACTGACCCAGGTCGAAGCGACGGACCTGCGGGCCTTCCTCGCCCGGCGGAGAGGGGAGGGGCTGGGTCCGTCGGCCGCAGCGCGCGAAATGTCTGCTGTCCGGGCCTTTCTGCGGTTCGCCGCGGAGCAGCAGGGGGTGGCGCTGGCGCTGCCTCGTATCGCCAGTCCCAAGCGCCCCCGCACCCTGCCGCGTCCGGCTGCTCCAGCTGATGCAATGGCGCTCGCGGAAGAGACTGGTGCCTTGGCGCGCGAGCCGTGGATTGCGGCGCGCGACACCGCTCTGCTGTTGTTACTCTACGGCTCCGGCCTGCGCATTTCCGAGGCGCTGGGACTACCGGCGGAAGCGCACCCGCTAGGCGAAACGCTGCGGGTCACCGGCAAGCGCAACAAGACCCGGATCGTCGCGATCCTCCCGGTGGTGGCTGATGCGATGGCGAATTACGCCGCGTTATGCCCCTGGCCGCTCGAACCCGGGCAGCCGCTGTTTCGCGGCGCCAAGGGCGGGCCGCTCAGCGGCGACGTGGTGCGGCGGGCGGTGGCGACGGCGCGCAGGACGCTTGGGCTGAGCGATCGCATCACGCCCCATGCGCTGCGCCACAGCTTTGCCACCCACCTGCTCGCCGGCGGAGCTGACCTGCGCTCGCTCCAGGAACTGCTCGGCCATGCCAGCCTCAGTTCGACGCAGGTTTATACAGCGGTGGATGCGGCGCACATGCTCGACGTCTGGCGCACCGCGCACCCGCGTTCCTGA
- a CDS encoding DUF484 family protein yields the protein MGQLLSFEDHALARLRERVAAAEEAREDLLAFARGQSGAVAAIHQAVLAALDATDFDHLLHVVVQEWPLILGLDAVALGLVVGPQGFRVDSSGVQHCEAALLRQWVSGGEPVEVRSVARGHALFGPACDLIGAEALIRLPAALPEAILLLGQRGAEPLDGHHGSELLLFLGASLGAMLQRWTLNP from the coding sequence ATGGGACAGCTCCTCTCCTTCGAGGATCATGCATTGGCGCGGCTGCGTGAGCGCGTGGCCGCCGCCGAAGAGGCGCGGGAGGATCTGCTCGCCTTTGCCCGCGGCCAGTCGGGCGCTGTTGCCGCCATCCACCAGGCGGTGCTTGCCGCCCTCGACGCGACCGATTTCGATCACCTGCTGCATGTCGTGGTGCAGGAATGGCCATTGATCCTCGGCCTCGATGCCGTCGCGCTTGGCCTGGTCGTCGGTCCGCAGGGCTTCCGGGTCGATTCGAGCGGCGTGCAGCATTGCGAAGCCGCATTGCTGCGCCAGTGGGTGAGTGGCGGCGAACCGGTCGAGGTCCGTAGCGTGGCGCGGGGCCATGCGCTGTTCGGGCCGGCCTGTGACCTGATCGGGGCGGAAGCGCTGATCCGGCTGCCCGCCGCCTTGCCCGAAGCCATCCTTCTGCTTGGACAGCGCGGGGCCGAGCCGCTCGACGGCCATCATGGCTCCGAATTGCTGCTGTTCCTCGGAGCGAGCCTCGGCGCTATGCTGCAGCGGTGGACGCTGAACCCCTGA
- the fsa gene encoding fructose-6-phosphate aldolase, translated as MKFFADTADLADIRELMDTGLLDGVTTNPSLVKKSGGDFIETVTEIARICPGPVSAEVIALDHAEMMREAEVLRRIADNITIKVPLTIDGLKTCKALTSDGTMVNVTLCFSANQALLAAKAGASFISPFVGRHDDVGYPGMELIADIRMIYDNYDFGTEILVASVRSPIHVHESAKLGADVMTAPPSVIRQLFSHPLTDKGIAAFLKDWEATGQKIG; from the coding sequence ATGAAGTTCTTCGCCGACACCGCCGACCTCGCCGACATCCGCGAGCTGATGGACACCGGTCTGCTTGACGGGGTCACGACCAACCCGTCGCTGGTGAAGAAATCGGGCGGCGACTTCATCGAAACGGTCACCGAGATCGCCCGCATCTGCCCGGGGCCGGTGTCGGCCGAAGTCATCGCGCTCGACCATGCTGAGATGATGCGCGAGGCCGAGGTGCTGCGCCGGATCGCCGACAATATCACGATCAAGGTTCCGTTGACGATCGACGGATTGAAGACGTGCAAGGCGCTGACCAGCGATGGCACGATGGTGAACGTGACGCTCTGCTTCTCGGCCAACCAGGCTTTGCTGGCGGCCAAGGCGGGGGCGAGCTTCATTTCCCCGTTCGTCGGCCGCCACGACGACGTCGGCTATCCTGGAATGGAGCTGATCGCCGACATCCGGATGATCTACGACAATTACGATTTCGGGACCGAGATCCTGGTCGCCAGCGTACGCAGCCCGATCCATGTTCACGAAAGCGCCAAGCTGGGCGCCGACGTGATGACCGCGCCGCCCAGCGTCATCCGCCAGCTCTTCTCGCACCCCCTGACGGACAAGGGCATAGCCGCCTTCCTCAAGGACTGGGAAGCGACCGGGCAGAAGATCGGCTAA
- a CDS encoding enoyl-CoA hydratase-related protein, with translation MTDHVLHERRGAHLRLSLNRPERRNAITVAMYAALADAITAAQDNPDIRVITLEGEGVDFTGGNDLADFMKEMPQDGQTDIPVWRLLRALATNQLPLIAAVHGNAVGIGTTMLFHCDLVVAEEGTRFKMPFTELGLVPEAASSLILPRLAGRQLAAKYLLLGESFGVEEAERFGLVTHRAASGELAERLEAVVATLLSRPPEATRLTQRLLRGTSHDEVLERMDLENGHFSERLTSDEVRAAISAFFMSRQRA, from the coding sequence ATGACCGACCACGTCCTGCACGAGCGCCGCGGCGCCCATCTCCGCCTCTCGCTGAACCGGCCAGAGCGGCGCAATGCGATCACCGTCGCCATGTACGCGGCGCTGGCCGATGCGATTACCGCCGCGCAGGACAACCCGGACATCCGCGTCATCACGCTGGAGGGTGAAGGCGTCGATTTCACCGGCGGGAACGACCTCGCCGACTTCATGAAAGAGATGCCGCAGGACGGGCAGACCGACATCCCGGTCTGGCGGCTGTTGCGGGCGCTCGCGACGAACCAGCTCCCGTTGATCGCCGCGGTACATGGCAATGCGGTGGGCATCGGCACCACCATGCTATTCCATTGCGACCTGGTGGTCGCCGAGGAGGGTACGCGCTTCAAAATGCCGTTCACCGAATTGGGGCTCGTTCCCGAGGCCGCCAGTTCGCTGATCCTTCCGCGCCTGGCCGGCCGCCAACTCGCCGCCAAATATCTCCTGCTGGGCGAGTCCTTCGGGGTGGAGGAGGCCGAGCGCTTCGGCCTTGTCACGCACCGTGCCGCGAGCGGCGAATTGGCCGAGCGCCTGGAAGCCGTGGTCGCCACCCTCCTCTCCCGCCCGCCGGAGGCCACGCGGCTGACCCAGCGCCTGCTCCGCGGGACGTCGCACGATGAAGTGCTGGAGCGGATGGACCTAGAGAACGGTCACTTCTCGGAGCGGCTGACTTCGGACGAGGTCAGGGCCGCGATCAGCGCCTTCTTTATGTCGCGGCAGCGGGCATAG
- a CDS encoding TadE family protein: MMSIARTLLRDETGGAMVETALALPVLLTMIWGITQFGLAMHANNGIQNALGEGARFATLCVNPTLATGCRRPSNADIIARIKLRRFSSTYGTFDEPTVTPSPSTATIPYLDLQVIYRMPTNLIFVNGPVMVFTRTKRVYVTGAPMPAAAT; this comes from the coding sequence ATGATGAGCATCGCGCGCACTCTTCTTCGGGACGAAACCGGCGGCGCGATGGTCGAGACGGCGCTTGCCCTCCCGGTCCTCCTCACGATGATCTGGGGCATCACTCAATTCGGTCTCGCCATGCATGCCAACAATGGCATTCAGAACGCGCTTGGCGAAGGCGCTCGCTTCGCCACTCTCTGTGTCAATCCGACTCTGGCGACCGGCTGCCGACGCCCGTCCAATGCGGACATCATCGCTCGCATCAAGCTGCGGCGATTCTCATCGACCTACGGCACGTTCGATGAGCCGACCGTCACCCCCAGTCCTTCCACCGCAACGATCCCGTATCTCGACCTGCAGGTGATCTACCGGATGCCGACCAACCTCATCTTCGTGAATGGTCCGGTGATGGTCTTCACCCGTACCAAGCGCGTCTACGTGACCGGCGCTCCTATGCCCGCTGCCGCGACATAA
- a CDS encoding TadE/TadG family type IV pilus assembly protein: protein MIWFRLPWKDESGSSVVELALIAPILTGVLFAIVDLGKGYNEKLLLEQVAQRAIEKAMQGVQADPQTGIYATLKSEAATEAGIDSSAVVVKYWLECNGTSQFTTFAKMDDDYKKVCDPGVQYSRFLQVSLEKAYNPTFKMPWLQANSQGKVVVKARAALRVQ from the coding sequence GTGATCTGGTTTCGCCTGCCTTGGAAGGACGAGTCCGGCTCATCGGTTGTCGAACTCGCGCTGATCGCGCCGATCCTGACCGGCGTGCTGTTCGCCATCGTCGACCTTGGAAAGGGCTACAACGAGAAGCTCCTGCTCGAACAGGTCGCGCAGCGCGCGATCGAAAAGGCGATGCAGGGGGTTCAGGCCGATCCGCAAACCGGCATCTACGCGACCTTGAAGTCCGAAGCCGCGACCGAGGCCGGAATCGATTCCAGCGCGGTCGTGGTGAAATACTGGCTTGAGTGCAATGGCACCTCGCAGTTCACCACCTTCGCCAAGATGGATGACGACTACAAGAAGGTCTGCGATCCAGGCGTGCAATACAGCCGCTTTCTCCAGGTTAGCCTGGAAAAAGCCTATAATCCCACATTCAAGATGCCGTGGCTCCAGGCGAACTCGCAGGGCAAGGTGGTCGTCAAGGCACGCGCGGCACTGAGGGTTCAATGA
- a CDS encoding pilus assembly protein TadG-related protein — protein MLRLLKKLQRNERGNVLILAGFAMPLIIGSAGLAVDTVQWALTKRQLQRAADSAALAGVYATVQGASQTASQAVDYELNISGNNPNSRNATGLPLTAADVAVSFPAAAGWANPVRVELTRTQIPAFSSMFLPQLTISAGATAATIRTGVYCVVSLVNTAATGITATGNGDINLGCGMITNSTSLTAAIATGSSDVFASPVAAVGAVPASNNWNGAELLPFTVKQDDPYAGISPPTVSPCKGNSNKLDVPNNGNVDRTTVDTAGSVVCVSDMSVNGTLKLQSATYYIDGGNFDLGSNANISCTGCTIILSNSDATSTDIGRVTMNAQANANMTAPSSGPYSGLLFYQDRRAVPTNNNANHINGTSTSTFGGAMYFPRTHLNINGNAGLRFTCAQFVSWTVEFSGNSGITNTINNSCNDGSDPNAILGRHVRLVA, from the coding sequence ATGCTGCGACTGCTGAAGAAGCTCCAGCGCAACGAGCGCGGAAACGTGCTGATCCTGGCGGGATTCGCCATGCCGCTGATCATCGGATCGGCCGGCCTGGCCGTGGACACCGTGCAATGGGCGCTGACCAAGCGTCAGCTCCAGCGCGCTGCAGACTCGGCCGCGCTCGCTGGTGTCTATGCGACCGTGCAGGGCGCGTCTCAGACCGCAAGCCAGGCAGTCGACTACGAACTCAATATCTCGGGCAACAATCCCAACAGTCGCAATGCGACGGGCCTTCCGCTGACTGCCGCCGATGTTGCCGTCAGCTTCCCAGCGGCCGCCGGGTGGGCCAATCCTGTCAGGGTCGAACTGACCCGCACTCAAATCCCCGCTTTTTCGTCGATGTTCCTGCCGCAACTGACGATCTCCGCAGGCGCCACCGCCGCGACTATCCGCACCGGGGTCTATTGCGTCGTCAGCCTGGTCAACACTGCGGCAACCGGGATCACCGCGACGGGTAACGGCGACATCAATCTCGGCTGCGGAATGATCACCAATTCGACGTCGCTGACCGCCGCGATCGCTACCGGTTCATCCGACGTCTTTGCCTCCCCAGTCGCGGCGGTGGGGGCAGTGCCAGCCAGCAACAACTGGAACGGCGCAGAACTGCTGCCGTTCACGGTCAAGCAGGACGATCCCTACGCCGGAATCAGCCCCCCGACGGTCTCACCCTGCAAGGGCAATTCCAACAAGCTCGACGTCCCGAACAATGGCAATGTCGACCGCACCACGGTCGATACGGCTGGCAGCGTCGTCTGCGTCAGCGACATGTCAGTCAACGGCACATTAAAGCTGCAGTCGGCGACCTACTACATCGACGGAGGCAACTTCGATCTCGGCTCCAACGCCAACATCAGTTGCACCGGCTGCACAATCATCCTGAGCAACAGCGACGCGACGTCGACCGACATCGGCCGGGTGACCATGAACGCTCAGGCCAATGCGAACATGACGGCGCCGTCTTCGGGCCCTTACAGCGGCTTGTTGTTCTACCAGGATCGCCGCGCCGTCCCGACGAACAACAACGCGAATCATATCAACGGCACGTCGACTTCGACCTTCGGCGGAGCAATGTATTTTCCCCGCACCCACCTCAACATCAACGGTAACGCCGGGCTCAGGTTCACCTGCGCCCAGTTTGTCTCCTGGACGGTGGAGTTCTCCGGTAACAGCGGGATCACCAACACGATCAACAACAGCTGCAATGATGGCTCGGACCCGAATGCGATCCTCGGCCGTCACGTGAGGCTGGTGGCGTGA
- a CDS encoding toxic anion resistance protein yields the protein MATDPTETQTASPTATKLKLDPPAALQAVVPQEAAGLVPLKETERTELEKKVDGFVDELVALDSNSPEFGRKVDQLTAMGRKEISEAAGASNRFLDRPVKAIDSDTGIGADLTQLRTTVEALDPKRNGALTPTKKLFGLIPFGKSIKNYFRQYQSAQGHISAILARLQSGKDELLMDNAAIDTERANLWKTMHKLEQMIHISKALDGKLEEKAAELDATEPMKAKAIRETALFYTRQRTTDLLTQMAVTVQGYLALDIVKKNNVELVKGVDRASTTTVSALRTAVTVAQALTNQRLVLEQISALNTTTAGMIDSTGQLLKSQSASIHEQAASSTIPLDTLQRAFQNIYDTMDSIDSFKLKALENMKQTVNTLGNEVEKSRGYIARAEGANSGGGKLEASSPFATIEAK from the coding sequence ATGGCTACCGACCCGACCGAGACCCAGACCGCCTCGCCGACCGCGACCAAGCTGAAGCTAGACCCGCCGGCAGCGCTTCAGGCAGTCGTGCCGCAGGAAGCCGCTGGCCTGGTGCCGCTGAAGGAGACCGAGCGAACCGAGCTCGAGAAAAAGGTCGACGGCTTCGTCGATGAGCTCGTCGCGCTGGACAGCAATTCGCCTGAGTTCGGCCGGAAGGTCGATCAGCTGACGGCCATGGGCCGCAAGGAGATTTCGGAGGCGGCCGGGGCGTCGAACCGCTTCCTTGACCGGCCGGTCAAGGCGATCGACAGCGATACCGGCATCGGCGCCGACCTGACGCAGCTGCGCACCACCGTCGAGGCGCTTGATCCCAAGCGTAACGGCGCCCTGACCCCGACCAAGAAGCTGTTCGGGCTGATCCCGTTCGGCAAGTCGATCAAGAACTACTTCCGCCAGTATCAGAGCGCGCAGGGGCACATCAGCGCGATCCTGGCGCGGCTGCAAAGCGGCAAGGACGAGCTGTTGATGGACAATGCCGCCATCGACACTGAGCGTGCCAATCTGTGGAAAACGATGCACAAGCTCGAGCAGATGATCCACATCTCCAAGGCGCTCGACGGCAAGCTGGAAGAGAAGGCCGCCGAGCTCGACGCGACCGAGCCGATGAAGGCCAAGGCGATCCGCGAGACCGCCCTGTTCTACACCCGCCAGCGGACTACTGACCTGCTGACGCAGATGGCGGTGACCGTGCAGGGCTATCTGGCGCTGGACATCGTCAAGAAGAACAATGTCGAGCTGGTGAAGGGCGTCGACCGCGCGTCGACCACGACCGTTTCGGCGCTCAGGACCGCGGTGACGGTCGCGCAGGCGCTGACCAACCAGCGGCTGGTGCTGGAGCAGATCAGCGCGCTAAACACGACCACCGCGGGAATGATCGATTCGACCGGTCAGCTTCTCAAGAGCCAGTCGGCGAGCATCCACGAGCAGGCGGCGAGTTCAACCATCCCGCTCGACACGCTGCAGCGGGCGTTCCAGAACATCTACGATACGATGGACTCGATCGACAGCTTCAAGCTGAAGGCGCTCGAGAATATGAAGCAGACGGTGAATACCCTCGGCAACGAGGTGGAGAAGAGCCGCGGCTATATCGCCCGGGCGGAGGGGGCCAATAGCGGCGGCGGGAAGCTGGAAGCCAGTTCGCCTTTCGCGACGATCGAGGCCAAGTGA